The Pelosinus sp. IPA-1 genomic interval TACAAAAGAACTATTGGTGAAAGTAGGACTCAAAGAATTACCTAATACGTTGATAACCAACATAGGTGTTGGCAAACAGCAATTAGTTGAGATTGCAAAAGCATTATCAAAAAAGGTACAGCTTTTAATTTTAGATGAACCAACGGCTTCTTTAAATGAAGATGATAGTGAGAACTTATTAAACCTACTGTTAGATTTTAAGAAGCAAGGAATCTCCTCGATTATTATTTCCCACAAGCTGAACGAAATTTCAAAGATTGCAGATTCGATTACTATTTTGCGAGATGGAACCACCATAGAGACCTTACAGGTTCAAGAAGATCACATTACGGAAGATCGGATCATCAAAGGTATGGTAGGCAGAGAATTAACAGACCGTTTTCCCAAAAGGGAGACAGTGATTGGTGACGTTATTTTCGAGGTAAAGAATTGGAACGTATACCATCCCCTACATGGTGAACGAAAAATGATTGATAATGTAAATATTTCGATTCGACAAGGTGAGGTAGTAGGAATTGCCGGGCTCATGGGAGCTGGAAGAACAGAGTTAGCCATGAGTATATTTGGTAAATCCTATGGTCAAAAGATAAGCGGACATTTATATAAAAACGGAAAAGAAATACAATTACCGAATGTAAGCAGCGCTATTGAACAAGGGGTGGCTTATGTCACAGAAGATCGAAAACAGTATGGTTTAATTCTAAATGACGATATAAAGGCCAATATTTCCTTAGCAAATTTAGATAAACTCGCGAAGAAGCATATACTGGATGAGAATCAAGAAATCGTCGTGGCAGAAAAAAGCCGTCAGAAAATGAACATTAAATGTTCTAGTATTTTGCAGAAGACTGTAAATCTAAGTGGTGGAAATCAACAAAAAGTTGTTTTAAGTAAGTGGATTTTTACTAATCCTGATATTCTAATTCTGGATGAACCAACAAGAGGGATTGACGTAGGAGCTAAGTTCGAAATCTACAACATTATTAATCAGTTAGTTAGCGAAGGGAAGGGAATCTTGCTGATTTCTTCTGAACTTCCTGAAGTTTTAGGAATGTGTGATCGAATCTATGTTATGAGCGAAGGTAGTATTACGGGAGAACTTTCCCGGAGTGAAGCTTCCCAAGAAAAAATTATGAAATATGTAATTGATAAATAGAGGAGGGATTGTCATGGAAACATTGAAACAGATGTTTAAAAATAACATTAGAGAATATGGTATGGTCATTGCACTCGTATCCATTATGATATTTTTCGAAATAGCGAGTAATGGAGTTTTGTTAAAACCATTAAACGTAACGAATCTTATTCAGCAAAATAGCTATATACTTGTACTTGCCATTGGAATGCTACTGGTTATCGTAGCCTTTCAAATTGACTTATCAGTAGGATCTATAGCAGCATTCGTTGGCGCCATGTCAGCAATCCTAATGGTCGATAATAAAATTGGAGTTGTGCCTGGAATTCTTGTTTCTTTGTTAATCGGAGCGGTTGCCGGAGCATGGCAGGGGTATTGGATATCCTATTTTAAAATCCCAGCCTTTATTGTCACATTAGCAGGGATGTTAATTTTTCGAGGGTTGACAATGACAGCCTTAGAGGGGCAATCTAAAGGACCTTACCCAGAAGTTTTTCAAAAAATGAGCAATGGGTTTGTACCAGATCTTTTTGGCGGAACAACAATTCATATTACAACCCTTGTGGTTGGCGTTATTTTAACATTAATTTATATATACTTTGAAATAAGCCATAGAAAGGCCAAGCAAGAGTATAATTTTGATGTCATTCCTATGGAATTTCTTGCTGCGAAAATCGTGTTTGTTGGGGGTGCCATTAATTGGTTTATGTATTTACTTGCCGCCTATAAAGGCATTCCAAATGTACTCATCTTGTTATTTATATTAATTGTTTTTTACACCTTTATTACGACTAAAACAGTGGTAGGTCGTCATATTTATGCTCTTGGTGGTAATGAAAAAGCAGCAAAGCTATCAGGTGTAAAAACAGAACGAATCGTGTTTTGGGTTTTTGTTAATATGGGAGTCATGGCTGCCCTTTCTGGCTTAGTATTTGCGGCTCGCCTTAATGCGGCAACGCCAAAAGCAGGTACAGGTTTTGAACTCGATGCAATTGCCGCTTGCTTCATTGGTGGTGCTTCGACTGCAGGTGGGATTGGCGTTGTCATGGGAGCCATCATTGGTGGTCTTGTTATGGGAGTTATGAACAATGGTATGTCCTTAATTGGAGTGACCATTGATATGCAGCAAACAATCAAAGGTTTAGTATTGTTATTGGCAGTAGCTTTTGATATTTACACAAAATCAAAGCAGTCTTAGAATTGAGCTAGCTTGACGAACCAAAGCTTACGATATAAAATACACTAATAGATAAATTTGGATTTGCTAGATATATATAGTAAAGCACTATTTTTTTATAAGAATAGTGCTTTTGTTATTATATTTTGCTAGAAGACTCCAATAGATAGAAGGATTGATTTAATAAATGAAAGATACTTTAGAAAAAGCGACAATTATCTCGGAAGAGGTACCACGGCAATCTGTACTGTGGATGGCCTTTTTGCTTGGCGCCCTTGCATCTTTTGGCCCCTTATCCATTGATATGTACTTGCCCGCTCTGCCGAACTTAGCAAGCGATCTTAAAGCGAGTACGTCTTTGACCCAACTCAGTCTAACAGCTTGTTTACTGGGGATTGCATCGGGACAGCTATTTGCCGGGCCAATTAGCGATGTTTCTGGACGAAGAAGGCCACTACTGATTGGACTTGTCGCTTATGCTATTTCTTCGTTATTATGTGTGTTTTCTCCGAATATAGTAACGTTTGTAATCTTACGATTCATTCAAGGGTTAGCTGGATCAGCAGGTATCGTTATCTCTCGAGCTATTGTAAGGGATCTTTATTCAGGTTCTGAAATGACACGGTTTTTTTCTTTATTAATGTTAGTTAATGGCGTTGTTCCCATTATGGCTCCCATTGTGGGTGGGCAGGTTTTAGAAATTACCACGTGGCGGGGCATTTTTGCTGTATTATCGGGAGTCGGTATCCTTATGCTTATGGGCGTTGTTTGGGGCTTAAAGGAAACGTTACCGATTCCTCTTCGCTCTAAGAGTGGTGTTCAAAATACGTTATGCACTTTTATGAAATTATTTAAAAATCGAACTTTTATGGGCTATGCACTTACCCAAGGATTTGTTATGGCTGCTATGTTTGCCTATATTTCTGGGTCACCTTTTGTACTCCAGAATGTTTTTAATGTTTCTCCTCAAATGTTTAGCTTACTTTTTGGTATAAATGGTCTAGGAATCATTATTGCAGGACAAATTACCGGTAGGTTAGCAGGAAGAATTCATGAGACAAAACTTCTCGTCGCAGGCCTTGCAATTGCCTTTGTGGGCGGAATTTCTCTACTGGCTGGAGTTTTACTTGGTGGTGGGCTTTACACCCTCTTAATTCCTTTATTTTTTGCCGTTTCTAGCGTAGGGGTTGTGGGCACAAGTACTTTTTCCTTAGCAATGCAGGATCAAGCCAAATCAGCAGGTAGTGCATCGGCTTTGATTGGTCTATTATCCTTTGTTTTTGGCGGATTTATGGCACCTCTTGTGGGAGTGGGTGGAAGCCATACTGCTATCCCAATGGGAATTACCATAGCCGTATCGGAAACAGCGGCTGTTATGTCGTATTATTTCCTAGTCAAGAGTAGATAGAGTAATAAAACGAGTCATCTTTGTGCTTCCTGCTAGAAATATTGAAAAAAAATTGTTATACTAACATATTAGTATGACATGAAGGGGAAATGATAGGGAGTATGGACGTAAGTGTAATCGAAAGAAATCCGCAAGAATCTACTCGGGAATATGTATATCGATTTTTAAAATTTAATATAATGGAATTAAAGCTAATACCAGGTAGTGCTTTGTCAGAGAAAGATATAGCCCTATTACTCGGGGTAAGTCGTACTCCTGTTCGTGAAGCATTTATTCAATTATCCCAAGAATATTTGCTGGATATCTTGCCACAAAAGGGAACCTATGTATCTTTGATTGATATTGAGAATGTTGAGGAATCTAAGTTTTTACGCGAAACAATCGAAAAAGCAGTAATCGAGATCGCTTGTGTAGAATTTCCTAGTGACAAGCTTTTTGAGCTTCAATCAAATATTGCCCTCCAGGAATTATGCATTAAAGAAAAAAATTATCTAAAGTTTTATGAGCTTGATGAAGCAATGCATAAAACAATTTTTGTGGGCTGTAAAAAGGCACGTATTTGGTCTATGATCCAACAAATGAATACACATTATAATCGAGTCAGAATGTTAAATATGGCTGGTGGTTATAATGTATTGCCTGTCTTAACACAGCACCAGGAACTTGTTCTAGCGATTAAAGAAAAAAATGTAGATTTGGGAATGCGGACGATTGACCGCCACTTGAATAAAGTGAAATTTGATATTCAGGATTTATATCGAGATTATGTTGATTATTTTAAACAAACTCAGGCGACGATGCGATAAAGTTTGGCGCAATAACTCATATTTTATAATTGTATAAATTGTGCAATATAGCTACCTAAAAGATTTTAGGTAGCTATATTTATATCTAGCCCAATATGCAGAAATGACTAAGTTAATTTCTGATTTATCAGTATTATCTAGTAAATACTTTAAAATACAGATTTTATTAGACAATACTAGTAAATGGTATTTACACTAATATGGTAGTATGGTAGAATCGGATTAACAAGCAGATGTCATTAACAAAGTCGTTAGAAATAAATCCATTGCACTTACTGTTAATGAAATCGGTTTGGCTATTTTAATTTTAAAGGAGGCCGAATACAAAATGATTATGTCATTTCGTTGGTACGGTAAAGAGAATGATTCCATATCCTTACAAAATATACGTCAAATTCCCGGCATGAAAGGAATTGTAGGGGCTTTATTTGATGTGCCTGTTGGTGAAGTTTGGCCAATGGACAAGATTCTGGCATTGAAACAGGAAGTCGAAGAGCAGGGACTACTACTTGAGACGATTGAAAGTGTTAATATTCATGAAGATATTAAGCTGGGACTGCCATCTAGAGATCTATATATTGAAAACTACATCACATCATTGAAGCATCTTGGACAAGCGGGAGTAAAAGTTGTCTGCTACAACTTTATGCCTGTATTCGACTGGACACGAACCGATTTAGCGAAAGTACTTCCAGATGGTTCAACTGCTTTAAATTTTGATGTTCGATTGATTCAAGGCAAAGATCCGCAAAAATTAGTAGAAGAAATGCAGGCGAACTCAAATGGATTTGAACTTCCAGGTTGGGAAGCGTGGCGCTTAAAAGAATTGAAGCATCTTTTTGATTTATATAAAGATATTGACGAAGAAAAACTATTTAGCCATTTAGAATATTTCTTGAAAGCTGTAATCCCTGCAGCAGAAGAATATGGCATCAAAATGGCAATCCATCCAGATGATCCTCCTTTTTCCGTATTCGGTCTTCCAAGAATTGTAACCTCTAAGAAAAATCTAAAACGAATTGTGGATATGGTGGATAGCACTAGCAATGGATTAACAATATGTAGTGGATCATTGGGTGCCAATTTAGAAAATAATATCCCTGAAATTATTCGTTACTTTGGTGATCGAGTTGCCTTTGGACATGTGCGTAACGTGCAGGTTCATGAGCCTGGAATCTTTAATGAAACAGCTCACAAAGCAGACGAAGGTTCTCTTGACATGTATGAAATTATGAAAGCATTTTATGATATTGGCTTTACCGGACCGATTCGCCCTGACCATGGCCGGATGATTTGGGATGAGAAAGGTAGACCAGGATACGGCCTATATGATAGGGCCTTAGGTGCCAATTATTTATGTGGTCTGTGGGATGCTATTGTGAGAAGCGAAAGTAAGTAATTAGATCGGAAAGGAGCTTTTTCATGTTAATCCTAAATAAAGAAAATATTAAGAATTCCAGATTATGGGAGCATGCAGGTATAGAAAATCTTAAATTTAATTATGAGAAAATGTCAGCTTTGACCAAAGAAAATCCTACATGGGTACACTTTGGGGCTGGAAATATCTTTAGAGGATTTATTGCTATGCTGCAACAATCACTACTCAATACGGGATCAGTAGATACAGGAATTGTTGTAGTGGAAACTTATGATGAGGAAATTATCGAAAAAATATATACTCCTTATGACAATTTAGGTTTATTAGCCATTATGAATACAGATGGTAGCTTAGATAAAAAAATTATCGGCAGTATCGGTGAAAGTCTAATTGGAGATCCTGCCAGAGAAAATGACTGGCAGAGAATACAAACTATCTTTTCTAAGCCTTCACTACAATTAGCAAGTTTTACAATTACAGAAAAAGGCTATAGCTTAAAGAACGCGGCAGGAAATTTTTCTGCCGATGTACAGGAAGATATGAATAAGGGGCCAGAAAAACCCAAAAGTGTGATGGCTAAAGTTGCATCATTGGCTTACACCCGCTATCAACACGGAGAACTACCAATTGCTTTTGTCAGCATGGATAACTGTTCCCATAATGGCGATAAACTTTTTAGTGCCGTAGAAACAATTTGTAGAAAATGGGCTGAGTTAGGTTTGGTTGAAGAGGGATTCTTGAAATATATAAATACTCCTGAAAAAGTCTCCTTTCCCTGGAGTATGATTGATAAAATTACACCTAGACCTGCCGAAAGCGTTAAAAATACATTGAATCAAAATGGCTTTGGCAGTACAGAGATTCTTTGTACGACAAAAAACACATTTATCGCTCCTTTTGTGAATGCAGAGAAACCTCAGTATTTAGTAATAGAAGATAAATTTCCTAATGGTCGTATGCCCCTAGAAAAGGTAGGCGTAATCTTTACTGATAGAGAGACCGTAGATAGAGTTGAGAAGATGAAAGTGTGTACTTGTTTGAATCCGTTGCATACTTCTCTTGCAGTTTTTGGTTGTTTGTTAGGGTATACGTTGATTGCCGATGAAATGAAAGATCCAAATCTAAAAAAATTAGTAGAAAAGATCGGTTACGAAGAAGGTATGCCGGTAGTTGTAAATCCACAAATCCTGGATCCAAAAGCTTTTATCAAAGAAGTGATTGAAGTAAGATTCCCTAATCCTTATATTCCTGATACTCCACAACGAATTGCATCCGATACATCGCAAAAGGTAGGAATACGTTTCGGAGAGACAATCAAGGCTTATTCTGAAAGAGCTGATTTAGATCCAGCAAGTCTTACTTTTATTCCTCTTGTAATTGCTGGATGGTGCAGGTATTTAATGGGGCTTGATGACCAAGGTAAGGAAATGAGCTTAAGTCCTGATCCAATGTTATCTACTTTAAAGAACTATATCTCCGGCATAAAGCTAGGGGATGTAGAATCTGTAAGAGATTCTTTACAGCCAATACTCACAAATGAAGAACTTTTTGGTGTAAATCTTTATCAAATTGGTTTAGGTGAAAAGATTGAGGGTTATTTTAAAGAAATGATTACTGGAGCAGGTGCCGTAAAAGCTACCTTAAAAAAACATTTAAAGAATTAAAGAATTCCATATCATTATATAAGATGTATATAGTAGATAAACCCAGGAGCATCGGCTCAAATACGCTTCTGGGTTTATATTACAGAGAGTATATATCCTGTTTTCTTACTTGTGATCTAATAAGCTATATTAGCTTTTAATTCGTATGTAAGTATAAAGAGAAAAAACAAAATCTTTACACTTATCGAAACATATTAAATTTGCTGAATTATATGTATTCACACCAATACAGCAAGATTTCCTCACACCGGATGAAATAAGGAATGTTTAGTAAGAATTGGTATTAAATTATATATGAGGAGATGATATTTTGGCAGATTCAAAAGAACCCGCGCAAATTCAAAATAACGGAGTGAAGTGGATATCAAATTTACTTGTATCTATCGATAAGGCTTTTGAAGAATTATCAAAGATATTGTTGCTAACAATGATCGTGATTGTATGTTTTCAAGTATTTGCGAGAAAATTGTTCAGCTATACACCAACTTGGTCTCTAGATGTCACAATATTTTTACTTATATGGTTTTCAT includes:
- the mmsB gene encoding multiple monosaccharide ABC transporter permease, producing METLKQMFKNNIREYGMVIALVSIMIFFEIASNGVLLKPLNVTNLIQQNSYILVLAIGMLLVIVAFQIDLSVGSIAAFVGAMSAILMVDNKIGVVPGILVSLLIGAVAGAWQGYWISYFKIPAFIVTLAGMLIFRGLTMTALEGQSKGPYPEVFQKMSNGFVPDLFGGTTIHITTLVVGVILTLIYIYFEISHRKAKQEYNFDVIPMEFLAAKIVFVGGAINWFMYLLAAYKGIPNVLILLFILIVFYTFITTKTVVGRHIYALGGNEKAAKLSGVKTERIVFWVFVNMGVMAALSGLVFAARLNAATPKAGTGFELDAIAACFIGGASTAGGIGVVMGAIIGGLVMGVMNNGMSLIGVTIDMQQTIKGLVLLLAVAFDIYTKSKQS
- a CDS encoding multidrug effflux MFS transporter, which gives rise to MKDTLEKATIISEEVPRQSVLWMAFLLGALASFGPLSIDMYLPALPNLASDLKASTSLTQLSLTACLLGIASGQLFAGPISDVSGRRRPLLIGLVAYAISSLLCVFSPNIVTFVILRFIQGLAGSAGIVISRAIVRDLYSGSEMTRFFSLLMLVNGVVPIMAPIVGGQVLEITTWRGIFAVLSGVGILMLMGVVWGLKETLPIPLRSKSGVQNTLCTFMKLFKNRTFMGYALTQGFVMAAMFAYISGSPFVLQNVFNVSPQMFSLLFGINGLGIIIAGQITGRLAGRIHETKLLVAGLAIAFVGGISLLAGVLLGGGLYTLLIPLFFAVSSVGVVGTSTFSLAMQDQAKSAGSASALIGLLSFVFGGFMAPLVGVGGSHTAIPMGITIAVSETAAVMSYYFLVKSR
- a CDS encoding GntR family transcriptional regulator, with protein sequence MIGSMDVSVIERNPQESTREYVYRFLKFNIMELKLIPGSALSEKDIALLLGVSRTPVREAFIQLSQEYLLDILPQKGTYVSLIDIENVEESKFLRETIEKAVIEIACVEFPSDKLFELQSNIALQELCIKEKNYLKFYELDEAMHKTIFVGCKKARIWSMIQQMNTHYNRVRMLNMAGGYNVLPVLTQHQELVLAIKEKNVDLGMRTIDRHLNKVKFDIQDLYRDYVDYFKQTQATMR
- a CDS encoding mannitol dehydrogenase family protein; translated protein: MLILNKENIKNSRLWEHAGIENLKFNYEKMSALTKENPTWVHFGAGNIFRGFIAMLQQSLLNTGSVDTGIVVVETYDEEIIEKIYTPYDNLGLLAIMNTDGSLDKKIIGSIGESLIGDPARENDWQRIQTIFSKPSLQLASFTITEKGYSLKNAAGNFSADVQEDMNKGPEKPKSVMAKVASLAYTRYQHGELPIAFVSMDNCSHNGDKLFSAVETICRKWAELGLVEEGFLKYINTPEKVSFPWSMIDKITPRPAESVKNTLNQNGFGSTEILCTTKNTFIAPFVNAEKPQYLVIEDKFPNGRMPLEKVGVIFTDRETVDRVEKMKVCTCLNPLHTSLAVFGCLLGYTLIADEMKDPNLKKLVEKIGYEEGMPVVVNPQILDPKAFIKEVIEVRFPNPYIPDTPQRIASDTSQKVGIRFGETIKAYSERADLDPASLTFIPLVIAGWCRYLMGLDDQGKEMSLSPDPMLSTLKNYISGIKLGDVESVRDSLQPILTNEELFGVNLYQIGLGEKIEGYFKEMITGAGAVKATLKKHLKN
- the uxuA gene encoding mannonate dehydratase, yielding MIMSFRWYGKENDSISLQNIRQIPGMKGIVGALFDVPVGEVWPMDKILALKQEVEEQGLLLETIESVNIHEDIKLGLPSRDLYIENYITSLKHLGQAGVKVVCYNFMPVFDWTRTDLAKVLPDGSTALNFDVRLIQGKDPQKLVEEMQANSNGFELPGWEAWRLKELKHLFDLYKDIDEEKLFSHLEYFLKAVIPAAEEYGIKMAIHPDDPPFSVFGLPRIVTSKKNLKRIVDMVDSTSNGLTICSGSLGANLENNIPEIIRYFGDRVAFGHVRNVQVHEPGIFNETAHKADEGSLDMYEIMKAFYDIGFTGPIRPDHGRMIWDEKGRPGYGLYDRALGANYLCGLWDAIVRSESK
- the mmsA gene encoding multiple monosaccharide ABC transporter ATP-binding protein translates to MEDIILAMKNITKTFPGVKALNNVNLEVKKGEIHALVGENGAGKSTLMKVLSGVYPHGSYTGEIHYNGQLCEFKNIKESEKLGIVIIHQELALIPYLSIEENIFLGNEQGKNGLIDWHATTVNTKELLVKVGLKELPNTLITNIGVGKQQLVEIAKALSKKVQLLILDEPTASLNEDDSENLLNLLLDFKKQGISSIIISHKLNEISKIADSITILRDGTTIETLQVQEDHITEDRIIKGMVGRELTDRFPKRETVIGDVIFEVKNWNVYHPLHGERKMIDNVNISIRQGEVVGIAGLMGAGRTELAMSIFGKSYGQKISGHLYKNGKEIQLPNVSSAIEQGVAYVTEDRKQYGLILNDDIKANISLANLDKLAKKHILDENQEIVVAEKSRQKMNIKCSSILQKTVNLSGGNQQKVVLSKWIFTNPDILILDEPTRGIDVGAKFEIYNIINQLVSEGKGILLISSELPEVLGMCDRIYVMSEGSITGELSRSEASQEKIMKYVIDK